One Elusimicrobiota bacterium DNA segment encodes these proteins:
- a CDS encoding VWA domain-containing protein: protein AGKAGAPTDLVLIFDTSGSMNESVPGGRKVDVGKAAMWKFVELLPKNTNVGLVAFQNACDVRTVSPIQKASSEARAGLRASIAGLRAEGSTPLGYAVDRATRMLAGSPRAKRIVILTDGEETCDENAFDQAADAAWKAGIKVYAIGFSVGSEPSRNFRRLGIYKDAGDDKQLASVFSDIRKSLERGSSGYDETKAVAAGEAPPRSLVGRKGFFRDSGSPRAGRLYESLQLKSSFEPRFKATDRFTVLEHGYHVLFDPEEFTAKKVEVMKVRLDETLNFAYGGAEGFVLASDVVIE from the coding sequence GGCCGGCAAGGCCGGCGCGCCCACGGACCTGGTCCTCATCTTCGACACCAGCGGCAGCATGAACGAGAGCGTGCCCGGCGGCCGCAAGGTCGACGTGGGCAAGGCCGCCATGTGGAAGTTCGTGGAGCTCCTGCCCAAGAACACCAACGTGGGCCTGGTGGCCTTCCAGAACGCCTGCGACGTGAGGACCGTCTCCCCCATTCAAAAAGCTTCGAGCGAGGCCCGCGCCGGCCTGCGCGCCTCCATCGCCGGCCTGCGCGCCGAGGGCTCCACGCCCCTGGGCTATGCCGTAGACCGCGCCACGCGCATGCTGGCCGGCTCGCCGCGCGCCAAGCGCATCGTCATCCTGACCGACGGCGAGGAGACCTGCGACGAGAACGCCTTCGACCAGGCCGCGGACGCGGCCTGGAAGGCGGGCATCAAGGTCTACGCCATCGGCTTCTCGGTGGGCTCCGAGCCCAGCCGCAACTTCCGGCGCCTGGGCATCTACAAGGACGCGGGCGACGACAAGCAGTTGGCCTCGGTCTTCAGCGACATCCGCAAGAGCCTGGAGCGGGGCTCCTCCGGCTACGACGAGACCAAGGCCGTGGCCGCGGGCGAGGCGCCGCCCCGCTCGCTGGTGGGGCGCAAGGGCTTCTTCAGGGACTCGGGCTCGCCGCGCGCGGGCCGGCTCTACGAGAGCCTGCAGCTCAAGTCATCGTTCGAGCCCCGCTTCAAGGCGACCGACCGCTTCACCGTGCTCGAGCACGGCTACCACGTGCTGTTCGACCCGGAGGAGTTCACGGCCAAAAAGGTCGAGGTCATGAAGGTGCGCCTCGACGAGACGCTCAATTTCGCTTACGGCGGGGCGGAGGGATTCGTGCTCGCCAGCGATGTCGTCATCGAATAG
- a CDS encoding PspA/IM30 family protein, with the protein MWERLKRVVRSFVGFFISTMEDPKLILEQTVRDMQDKVPVMNQGLAKARGGIIMIQNEIKQYERDVNLLTAKIKACVVNKDEELGGQYASRLKRTQEALARDQEQLQAAQAGYDALLKMKEKFMREMKAKTEEAMAAIRDAEASKWKTELADVFEQFEVAGVDATHEEMIGKLRAKNAEAEGRLAMAAESVDSKAAAADETAEELEGKELFKTFQMEMGVTGEAAGGDKKEAAEKTIGMKDAQKAQE; encoded by the coding sequence ATGTGGGAAAGATTGAAGCGGGTGGTCCGGTCCTTCGTCGGGTTCTTCATCAGCACCATGGAAGACCCCAAGCTCATCCTGGAGCAGACGGTGCGCGACATGCAGGACAAGGTCCCGGTCATGAACCAGGGCCTGGCCAAGGCCCGCGGCGGCATCATCATGATCCAGAACGAGATCAAGCAGTACGAGCGCGACGTCAACCTGCTCACCGCCAAGATCAAGGCCTGCGTGGTCAACAAGGACGAGGAGCTGGGCGGCCAGTACGCCTCGCGCCTCAAGCGGACCCAGGAGGCCCTGGCCCGCGACCAGGAGCAGCTCCAGGCCGCGCAAGCGGGCTACGACGCTTTGCTCAAGATGAAGGAGAAGTTCATGCGCGAGATGAAGGCCAAGACCGAGGAGGCCATGGCCGCCATCCGCGACGCCGAGGCGTCCAAGTGGAAGACCGAGCTGGCCGACGTGTTCGAGCAGTTCGAGGTGGCCGGCGTGGACGCCACCCATGAGGAGATGATCGGCAAGCTGCGGGCCAAGAACGCCGAGGCCGAGGGCCGGCTGGCCATGGCCGCGGAGAGCGTGGACTCCAAGGCCGCGGCCGCCGACGAGACCGCCGAGGAGCTCGAGGGCAAGGAGCTCTTCAAGACCTTCCAGATGGAGATGGGCGTCACCGGGGAGGCCGCGGGCGGCGACAAGAAGGAGGCCGCTGAGAAGACCATCGGCATGAAGGACGCCCAGAAGGCCCAGGAGTGA
- a CDS encoding ABC transporter substrate-binding protein, whose product MELKLGGKIALLLVIGALALGALYKFGVIKPGHMPVVGKTIDKDTLDKIKAGTETPTTAKTYSFVAKQALGEVKGVSNYQFKDNTIVFPINIWGGWAPIVAANNGFGPNKDSVFFKKHGILVDLKLIDDPSAARDAFASGQSHVLWGTLDMIALFAPGLSRDSRTVPIVFQQIDWSNGGDGIVVRSRINEAKDLRGKTIVLAQHSPSHYYILSVLTDAGIQPSEVNFKFTSTAFEAAKAFVDNADIDACVSWSPDIYNIIDEKYGGKKGGVAGARLLTTTRDASQLITDVYAVRADFARDHHDLVKGLVAGIYDGYDIVQKEPGKVAGLMAKGFGVSAEEAKSMMGDAHLTNYAENKKFFLDKDNPANFARTWAAASYVYKSYGAIGTPVRADEVADSTVLAELDGKYPHHKDEYTPAFNKINISHMKLESQPILTKSVMITFAPNSWNLDSKYDSNISNVIEEVGQLAGKFAAARVVIEGNVDTSRKIEFQREGPRVFQEMSLAVQELSERRAESVKTALAAKYKFPQNKLAVIGNGWDNPMSLTDHTKNRRVEIKVYPPEAE is encoded by the coding sequence ATGGAACTGAAACTCGGCGGTAAGATCGCGCTGCTGCTGGTCATCGGGGCCCTGGCCTTGGGGGCCCTTTACAAGTTCGGCGTCATCAAGCCCGGGCACATGCCCGTGGTGGGCAAGACCATAGACAAGGACACCTTGGACAAGATCAAGGCCGGCACGGAGACGCCGACCACGGCCAAGACCTACAGCTTCGTGGCCAAGCAGGCCCTGGGCGAGGTCAAGGGCGTGTCCAACTACCAGTTCAAGGACAACACGATCGTATTCCCCATCAACATCTGGGGCGGCTGGGCGCCCATCGTCGCGGCCAACAACGGCTTCGGCCCCAACAAGGACTCCGTGTTCTTCAAGAAGCACGGCATCCTGGTGGACCTCAAGCTCATCGACGACCCGTCGGCCGCGCGCGACGCCTTCGCCTCGGGCCAGTCGCACGTGCTCTGGGGCACCCTGGACATGATCGCGCTCTTCGCGCCGGGCCTGTCGCGCGACTCGCGCACCGTGCCCATCGTCTTCCAGCAGATCGACTGGTCCAACGGCGGCGACGGCATCGTGGTGCGCTCCCGCATCAACGAGGCCAAGGACCTGCGCGGCAAGACCATCGTGCTGGCCCAGCACTCCCCCTCGCACTACTACATCCTCAGCGTGCTCACCGACGCGGGCATCCAGCCCTCGGAGGTCAACTTCAAGTTCACGAGCACGGCCTTCGAGGCGGCCAAGGCCTTCGTGGACAACGCGGACATCGACGCCTGCGTATCCTGGTCGCCGGACATCTACAACATCATCGACGAGAAGTACGGCGGCAAGAAGGGCGGCGTGGCCGGAGCCAGGCTCTTGACCACCACCCGGGACGCTTCCCAGCTCATCACCGACGTCTACGCGGTCCGGGCGGATTTCGCCCGGGACCACCACGACCTGGTCAAGGGCCTGGTCGCGGGCATCTACGACGGCTACGACATCGTCCAGAAGGAGCCGGGCAAGGTGGCGGGCCTCATGGCCAAGGGCTTCGGCGTCTCCGCGGAGGAAGCCAAGTCCATGATGGGCGACGCTCACCTGACCAACTACGCGGAGAACAAGAAGTTCTTCCTGGACAAGGACAACCCGGCCAACTTCGCCCGCACCTGGGCCGCGGCGAGCTACGTCTACAAGTCCTACGGCGCCATCGGCACGCCCGTGCGCGCCGACGAGGTGGCCGACTCCACGGTCCTGGCCGAGCTGGACGGCAAGTACCCGCACCATAAGGACGAGTACACCCCGGCCTTCAACAAGATCAACATCTCGCACATGAAGCTGGAGTCCCAGCCCATCCTGACCAAGTCGGTCATGATCACCTTCGCGCCCAACTCCTGGAACCTGGACTCGAAGTACGACTCCAACATCTCCAACGTGATCGAAGAGGTCGGCCAGTTGGCCGGAAAGTTCGCGGCCGCGCGCGTGGTCATCGAGGGCAACGTGGACACCAGCCGCAAGATCGAGTTCCAGCGCGAAGGCCCCCGGGTCTTTCAGGAGATGTCCTTGGCCGTGCAGGAGCTCTCGGAGCGGCGGGCCGAGTCGGTGAAGACGGCTCTCGCGGCCAAGTACAAGTTCCCGCAGAACAAGCTGGCGGTCATCGGCAACGGCTGGGACAACCCCATGTCCTTGACCGACCATACCAAGAACCGCCGGGTGGAGATCAAGGTCTACCCCCCGGAGGCTGAGTAG
- a CDS encoding DUF5674 family protein, which produces MEIRLIRQPVSWAEVRALAGTQFGEMVKAAVDVERGLLALGGELHSDEEALLIEDGSRQEDLWGINIYPDRPEADRVEFDSMINVRPAQNNRSRGVEDPALRRRVLAVVDRLVRT; this is translated from the coding sequence GTGGAAATAAGACTGATCCGACAACCCGTCTCCTGGGCGGAGGTCCGCGCGCTGGCGGGGACGCAATTCGGCGAGATGGTCAAGGCGGCGGTCGACGTCGAGCGGGGGCTGTTGGCCCTGGGCGGAGAGCTGCATTCCGATGAGGAAGCGCTCTTGATCGAGGACGGCTCGCGGCAGGAGGACCTTTGGGGGATCAACATCTACCCGGACAGGCCCGAGGCGGACCGCGTCGAGTTCGACTCCATGATCAACGTCCGGCCTGCCCAGAACAACCGGTCGCGAGGGGTGGAGGACCCGGCGCTGCGCCGGCGCGTGCTGGCCGTCGTGGACAGGCTGGTGAGAACGTGA
- a CDS encoding ABC transporter permease, giving the protein MSPAFKIREEPLRKRSFLLGSAAVALAIGVWGYLTTGSQIESRILNPQILPNPWEVLLSFKGLYNDRDLMTSITYSLFRTTVGFLLAAAVAIPLGILMGAFTKLREFFKPLTTISGYIPIAVLVPLSLSWFGLGEKQKILFLALATFVMLLPLVIASLDRVDEVYLQTAYTLGANSWQTISEVLVPVALCDIYDDLCLTYGIGWGYIILAELINAKFGLGYLITVSQRRGMNEDVYAVLIVIVLISFLINWTLARIGGWLFPYREAGAGR; this is encoded by the coding sequence ATGAGTCCCGCATTCAAGATCCGCGAGGAGCCCCTGCGCAAGCGCTCCTTCCTCCTGGGCTCGGCCGCCGTGGCCTTGGCCATCGGGGTCTGGGGCTATCTGACCACCGGCTCGCAGATCGAGTCCCGCATCCTCAACCCGCAGATCCTGCCTAACCCCTGGGAGGTCCTGCTCTCCTTCAAGGGCCTCTACAACGACCGCGACCTCATGACCTCCATCACCTACAGCCTGTTCCGGACCACGGTGGGGTTCCTGCTCGCGGCCGCGGTCGCCATCCCGCTGGGCATCCTGATGGGCGCCTTCACCAAGTTGCGCGAGTTCTTCAAGCCCCTGACCACCATCTCCGGCTACATCCCCATCGCGGTCCTGGTGCCGCTGTCCTTGTCCTGGTTCGGGCTGGGCGAGAAGCAGAAGATCCTCTTTTTGGCGCTGGCCACCTTCGTGATGCTGCTGCCGCTGGTCATCGCCAGCCTGGACCGGGTGGACGAGGTGTACCTGCAGACCGCCTACACCTTGGGCGCGAACTCCTGGCAGACCATCTCCGAGGTCCTGGTGCCGGTGGCGCTCTGCGACATCTACGACGACCTGTGCCTGACCTACGGCATCGGCTGGGGCTACATCATCCTGGCCGAGCTCATCAACGCCAAGTTCGGCCTGGGCTACCTCATCACGGTCTCCCAGCGCCGGGGCATGAACGAGGACGTCTACGCGGTCCTCATCGTCATCGTGCTCATCAGCTTCCTCATCAACTGGACGCTCGCCCGCATCGGCGGGTGGCTCTTCCCCTACCGCGAAGCAGGGGCGGGGAGGTGA
- a CDS encoding ABC transporter ATP-binding protein, with the protein MKWLAGLSDYARRAFIQEAAEEKEHEHLEQFEEPPHKKKLTAEQFAALPVVECRNVSKSFRDHRTGKDVLALENIDFVIDDIPKVGELITMLGPSGCGKSTLLNIIAGLEPHFPPSKGEMIVKAEPVTGPGPDRGMVFQSYSSFPCYTVLENVAFGLKLKGVAEKEREAIAADWIKRVKLSGFEHAYPKELSGGMRQRVALARTLAVKPRIILMDEPFGALDRVTRWEMQDLLIELWSQVEATVFLVTHDIPEAVFLGDRVFIFSPRPGKLVEIVKLPRPTEKAAQMQRTAKFADIVNEISRKVEAVDSHGG; encoded by the coding sequence ATGAAATGGCTGGCGGGTCTTTCCGACTACGCGCGGCGCGCCTTCATCCAGGAGGCGGCCGAGGAGAAGGAGCACGAGCATCTCGAGCAGTTCGAGGAGCCGCCGCACAAGAAGAAGCTGACCGCGGAGCAGTTCGCGGCCCTGCCCGTGGTCGAGTGCCGCAACGTGAGCAAGTCCTTCCGGGACCACCGGACGGGCAAGGATGTCCTGGCCCTCGAGAACATCGACTTCGTCATCGACGACATCCCCAAGGTCGGCGAGCTGATCACCATGCTGGGGCCCTCGGGCTGCGGCAAGAGCACGCTGCTCAACATCATCGCGGGCCTGGAGCCGCATTTCCCGCCCAGCAAGGGCGAGATGATCGTCAAGGCCGAGCCCGTGACCGGGCCGGGGCCGGACCGGGGCATGGTCTTCCAGAGCTACTCCTCCTTCCCCTGCTACACGGTCCTGGAGAACGTGGCTTTCGGGCTCAAGCTCAAGGGCGTGGCGGAGAAGGAGCGCGAGGCCATAGCCGCGGACTGGATCAAGAGGGTCAAGCTCTCCGGCTTCGAGCACGCCTATCCCAAGGAGCTCTCCGGCGGCATGCGCCAGCGCGTGGCCTTGGCGCGCACTTTGGCGGTCAAGCCCCGCATCATCCTGATGGACGAGCCTTTCGGCGCCTTGGACCGGGTCACGCGCTGGGAGATGCAGGACCTGCTCATCGAGCTGTGGAGCCAGGTGGAGGCCACGGTCTTCTTGGTGACGCACGACATCCCGGAGGCGGTGTTCCTGGGCGACCGGGTCTTCATCTTCAGCCCCCGGCCGGGCAAGCTCGTGGAGATCGTCAAGCTGCCCCGGCCCACGGAGAAGGCCGCGCAGATGCAGCGCACGGCCAAGTTCGCGGACATCGTAAACGAGATCAGCCGCAAGGTTGAGGCGGTGGACAGCCATGGCGGATAA
- a CDS encoding AAA family ATPase, with amino-acid sequence MSVENYPAWARELADKYMSGSACLFILSGNINDWVPLRETNTTSFVSLADFLKNALFGQRDAVVSYDQGSGITVSADAMQDFYKTVEALDTVTGTTYGKKMPKNPSEALLVIDRFIRSRAMDSKKKASVAVVIQFAHMVAPRGDLQFMNQEDFRTLITVQKWATDPVFAKSDVTIVLVTGSLQDLNEAIVNNPFTAKVEIGLPDEGERRDFIANCNIPVKYDGLTEETFARQTNALSRVDISVILREAQRQGKLDLTLMARKKKELIEKSCFGLLEFLEPTRTLDDVQGQDAAKKRLREDISLIKKGAWDALPMGYLFTGPVGTGKTYLATCAIGELGIPCVQLMNFRSKWVGATEGNLEKILLTLRALGPVGVIIDEADAFMGTREEGGDSGTSNRIFAQFATQMGDTRYRGKILWFLMTCRPDLLPVDIKRQGRVEIHIPLFYPQEDAEKKLYFVTMSKKTGWPVGEADVDPRWVAGKKLSGADIEAIIVAAKRQSLLDGGGQPKKKYLETAALNFIPSTSVVEVQFQELASVIECTDQSFLPDSYRKADRVELLKDFHRLQAMMEA; translated from the coding sequence ATGAGCGTGGAGAACTATCCGGCCTGGGCGCGCGAGCTGGCCGACAAGTACATGAGCGGCTCGGCCTGCCTGTTCATCCTCTCCGGCAACATCAACGACTGGGTGCCGCTGCGCGAGACCAACACGACCAGTTTCGTCTCTTTGGCCGATTTCCTCAAGAACGCGCTCTTCGGCCAGCGCGACGCGGTGGTGTCCTACGACCAGGGCTCGGGCATCACGGTGAGCGCCGACGCCATGCAGGACTTCTACAAGACCGTGGAGGCCTTGGACACGGTCACGGGCACGACTTACGGCAAGAAGATGCCCAAGAATCCCTCCGAGGCTTTGCTGGTCATAGACCGCTTCATCCGTTCCCGGGCCATGGACTCGAAGAAGAAGGCCAGCGTGGCCGTGGTCATCCAGTTCGCGCATATGGTGGCGCCGCGCGGGGATCTGCAGTTCATGAACCAGGAGGATTTCCGCACGCTCATCACGGTGCAGAAATGGGCCACGGACCCGGTCTTCGCCAAGTCGGATGTGACCATCGTGCTGGTGACGGGAAGCCTGCAGGACCTCAACGAAGCTATCGTCAACAACCCTTTCACGGCCAAGGTGGAGATCGGCCTGCCTGACGAAGGCGAGCGCCGCGATTTCATCGCCAACTGCAACATCCCGGTCAAGTACGATGGGCTCACCGAGGAGACTTTCGCGCGGCAGACCAACGCGCTCTCGCGGGTGGACATCTCGGTCATCCTTCGCGAGGCGCAGAGGCAGGGCAAGCTGGACCTGACCTTGATGGCGCGCAAAAAGAAAGAGCTCATCGAGAAGTCCTGCTTCGGGCTTCTGGAGTTCCTGGAGCCGACGCGGACCTTGGACGACGTGCAGGGCCAGGACGCGGCCAAGAAGCGTCTGCGCGAGGACATCAGCCTGATCAAGAAGGGGGCCTGGGACGCTTTGCCCATGGGCTATCTCTTCACCGGGCCGGTGGGCACGGGCAAGACGTACCTGGCGACCTGCGCCATCGGGGAGCTGGGCATTCCTTGCGTGCAGTTGATGAATTTCCGGTCCAAGTGGGTGGGCGCGACCGAGGGCAACCTGGAGAAGATCCTGCTGACCCTGCGGGCTTTGGGGCCGGTGGGCGTGATCATTGACGAGGCCGACGCTTTTATGGGCACGCGCGAAGAGGGGGGGGACTCCGGGACCTCCAACCGCATCTTCGCGCAGTTCGCCACGCAGATGGGCGACACGCGCTATCGGGGCAAGATCCTGTGGTTCTTGATGACCTGCCGGCCGGACCTTCTGCCGGTGGACATCAAGCGGCAGGGCCGGGTGGAGATCCACATCCCGCTGTTCTATCCGCAGGAGGACGCGGAGAAGAAGCTTTACTTCGTGACCATGTCGAAGAAGACGGGCTGGCCGGTGGGCGAGGCGGACGTGGACCCTCGGTGGGTGGCGGGAAAAAAGCTTTCGGGCGCGGACATCGAGGCGATCATCGTGGCGGCCAAGCGGCAGAGCCTCTTGGACGGGGGCGGGCAGCCGAAGAAGAAGTATCTGGAGACCGCGGCCTTGAATTTCATCCCTTCGACCTCGGTGGTGGAGGTGCAGTTCCAGGAGTTGGCCTCGGTGATCGAGTGCACGGATCAGTCGTTCTTGCCGGATTCCTACCGGAAGGCGGACCGGGTGGAGCTGCTTAAGGATTTCCACCGCTTGCAGGCGATGATGGAGGCCTGA
- a CDS encoding nucleotide pyrophosphohydrolase: MDEILTKIRKFRDERDWMQFHNPKDLAISIVIEAAELLEQFQWKDRGEVEKHIKANREDISDEIADIAIYLAELSDNLGIDLKQAMERKLEKNAKKYPIEKARGVATKYTKL, encoded by the coding sequence ATGGATGAGATTCTGACCAAGATTCGCAAATTCCGCGACGAACGCGATTGGATGCAGTTTCATAATCCAAAAGATCTCGCCATCTCGATTGTTATTGAGGCCGCCGAACTTCTCGAGCAATTCCAGTGGAAGGACAGAGGAGAAGTCGAGAAGCACATCAAGGCGAACCGAGAAGACATCTCCGATGAAATCGCCGACATAGCCATCTACTTGGCTGAGCTCTCCGACAACCTCGGCATCGACCTCAAACAGGCCATGGAGAGGAAGCTCGAAAAAAACGCCAAGAAATATCCCATCGAGAAAGCCAGGGGCGTCGCGACCAAGTACACGAAGCTGTAG
- a CDS encoding helix-turn-helix transcriptional regulator translates to MLNQAFAKVLRRLRNEKGLSQERFGFEAGLHRTYVSQLERGLKSPSLETLSRISRVLQISLSSMMKMVESGHRNANAQR, encoded by the coding sequence ATGCTTAATCAGGCCTTTGCTAAGGTGCTTAGACGGCTTCGGAACGAAAAGGGTCTTAGCCAGGAGCGGTTTGGTTTTGAAGCGGGCCTGCATCGCACCTACGTATCTCAGTTGGAAAGAGGGCTAAAATCTCCCAGCCTAGAGACCCTAAGCCGCATCTCCAGGGTCCTGCAGATTAGCCTATCGAGTATGATGAAGATGGTGGAGTCCGGGCACCGGAATGCGAATGCTCAGCGGTGA
- a CDS encoding DNA cytosine methyltransferase — protein MIKAQHTVLDLFSGCGGMSWGLHKAGFRALGAIDLWKRALETFQANHPTAAVFNESIQNLPPKEILRHLGLGRGKLDCLIGGPPCQGFSKNVPAKGRFFEDPRNLLFRNFLEYAAVLEPKVLVMENVAEIFNAYDGAVREEVRERLGELGYDTEIKVLYAPDYGLPQRRRRCFFFASRTGVPPIFPNPTFAPDETTELFSSLRKHRSAWSCISDLPKLTNGQGHDPMEYDQPPQNDYQRLMRCGAQVLHDHVTRRLNEKQYARISAIGPGQAWRDLPKRLQPKSGYSGAYGRLDTKMLAPTITRWVFHPGSGRFSHPVEPRVLTIREVARIQSFSDDFLFTGTYIEKAHQLGNAVPPLLMGALAENITKCLEGAKPASRRPSSKVAAAA, from the coding sequence ATGATAAAAGCTCAACACACGGTCCTCGATCTATTCTCCGGCTGCGGCGGGATGTCATGGGGCCTTCACAAAGCGGGCTTTCGGGCGCTAGGAGCCATTGACCTTTGGAAACGGGCCCTGGAAACCTTTCAAGCCAACCATCCGACCGCCGCGGTGTTCAACGAGTCGATCCAGAATCTTCCCCCGAAAGAGATTCTGCGCCATTTGGGGCTAGGCCGGGGCAAATTAGATTGCCTCATTGGAGGCCCTCCCTGCCAAGGTTTCTCCAAAAATGTTCCGGCCAAGGGTCGATTCTTCGAGGATCCCAGGAACCTTCTATTTAGAAATTTTCTCGAATACGCGGCTGTCCTTGAACCAAAGGTTCTGGTGATGGAAAACGTTGCCGAGATATTTAACGCATACGACGGCGCAGTCAGAGAAGAAGTCCGCGAGCGACTTGGGGAGCTGGGGTACGATACGGAAATTAAAGTGCTTTACGCGCCCGATTACGGATTGCCGCAGCGTCGCCGACGATGTTTTTTCTTCGCATCAAGAACAGGGGTTCCCCCGATCTTCCCTAATCCCACCTTCGCCCCCGACGAAACGACAGAGTTATTTTCCAGTCTCCGAAAGCACAGGTCGGCGTGGTCATGCATTTCCGATTTGCCAAAACTAACAAACGGTCAGGGGCATGACCCAATGGAGTATGATCAACCGCCGCAGAACGACTATCAACGTCTCATGCGTTGCGGCGCACAGGTGCTGCATGATCATGTGACTCGGCGTTTAAACGAAAAACAGTATGCACGGATTTCGGCCATTGGCCCCGGCCAAGCCTGGAGAGATTTACCAAAACGACTGCAACCCAAATCAGGCTACAGCGGAGCCTACGGCAGGCTGGACACGAAGATGCTTGCCCCCACAATCACCAGATGGGTCTTTCATCCTGGCTCAGGACGTTTTTCACATCCAGTGGAGCCTCGCGTGCTGACCATTCGGGAGGTCGCGAGGATTCAGTCCTTCTCGGATGATTTCCTTTTCACTGGGACCTACATTGAGAAGGCGCACCAGCTCGGGAATGCCGTGCCCCCTCTGCTGATGGGAGCCCTGGCAGAAAACATCACTAAGTGTCTTGAAGGCGCGAAACCAGCAAGTCGACGACCATCTTCAAAGGTAGCCGCTGCGGCTTGA
- a CDS encoding very short patch repair endonuclease codes for MDNITKAQRSVVMEKIRSDGNRSTEWRLRAVLIRLGIKGWRVRDKNLPGTPDFVFPARKLAVFVDGCFWHGCPKCYRRPKSSRKYWDSKALLNRSRDERNARALRRIGWSVRRVWEHQLSEKPSSLVVSLTAIR; via the coding sequence ATGGACAACATCACCAAGGCGCAGCGCTCCGTCGTAATGGAGAAAATCCGTTCTGATGGCAACCGCTCAACCGAATGGCGTCTACGAGCAGTGCTGATTCGCTTGGGCATCAAAGGTTGGCGGGTAAGAGACAAAAATCTGCCGGGGACCCCCGATTTTGTATTTCCGGCCCGGAAGCTTGCGGTTTTTGTTGATGGCTGCTTTTGGCACGGCTGCCCAAAATGCTACCGTCGGCCGAAGTCCTCGCGCAAGTATTGGGACTCCAAAGCGCTTCTCAATCGATCCCGCGATGAGCGGAATGCAAGAGCGCTCCGCCGTATTGGCTGGAGTGTCCGCCGTGTCTGGGAGCATCAGCTGTCGGAAAAACCTTCAAGCCTAGTGGTGTCATTGACCGCTATTCGATGA